Genomic segment of Myxococcus stipitatus:
TCCTTCCGTTACCGGGGTCTTTGGAACATTCACAGACACTTTCGCCATGTGGATGATCTCCTCACGACTTCTGCGGAGCTTGCAGGAGCATGGCCCCTCTCAGCCCGCTATCTGAACCCGCCATCACGAGTGCCCGAGGGCCCTGCGTGTAGCCCCTGGCGAAGGCCTGGACCGCCAGGATGGCCCCGAGGACTCCAGACGCGGCCCCCACGTCACCCCAGCTGTCGCTCGCGGCCTTGTATCCGGATCTCTTCCAGACCGACGGCGTCCGCAACGCGACGAATCCCCACTCCTCACTGCGGTAGCGCTCGCCGTTGATGTCCGAATAGACAGCGTCGATGCCTTCGCGAGGACTGTCGAGTCCCACGACGGCGCCTTGGACGGCCTGGGTCATGCCGACGCCGAACGAGCCCGTGTCACTGTCGCGCAGCAGTCGCTCTCGAGCGGTACATGCGCCTCTCACGATGGCCAGTGGAGTGAGGTGCAAGCGACGGCGCATCCCCGTGCTCATCAGTGCAAGACCTCCTGCTCCCTCGCCTGGAGTGAATCCGTTGCGAACTCCAGGCTGCGCGAACCTGCGGTTGCGCTCCAGCCATACGAACGTGTCCGGGTTGGTGGTAGCTGTCGACACCCATGACCAGGAAGAGGGTGTCCCTGCTTTCGGAACACTCCCTCATGACTTGTTCCACCGCCAGAATGGCCCCTGCGTGGCCGCGCCCGGCAACCTCGACGCGAGCGCTGAGCATCTTCGCCTGGACATGAGCGGCCAGGGAGTTCGCTACCCAGGTCGCATCGTCCTCGGAGAAACCTGGGCGGGGTTCTGGCAGTGCGAGCAGCACCTTGAGCCCTCCCTTGTCGAGGAGCTTCTGCGCCAGCTTGGCTTGAATCTCATCGAGAGCACTCTGGGCCATGGACACCAGGCGGTCCCGTCCCTCGAGCCTGGACCCGAGCAGTCCGTCGGCGGCGACCACGACCGGCTCGCCGCGTGGGTCGCTGAACGGATATTCGGAGTACCGGCTGATTCCAGCGCGCACCGCCGCCGCGCTGCTCTCGGCGGTGAGCCCGACAGGAGTTCTCGCGCCGACGGCCACCACCTCGACCTGGGCGTTCATGTCGTGCTTCTCTGTTCGACGATCTCCGTCTCGTCGAGATAGTCCGCATCTGGGGCGGGAACGCGCAGCGTGCTCTGCCACACCAGGGACAGGCGTCTTTCCTCGGGCTCTACGAGCACCGTCACCAGGCGGGGACTGTGAGGCTCGCGGCGTGTGCCGATGCACGTGGTGAAGCGGAGCAGGATGCGCGGAAGCTCGAAGCGCAGAACACCGTCAGGGGTCATGTTCAGGAGTTCGACACGCTCGCCTCCGACGAGAGGCTTCCTTGTACGTTGGTCCTTGGGAGCACTCAGCGCGAAGTCAGGGTCGAAGTCATCCGGCAGCAGGGGCTTCTTCGCCTGTGCCCACCGTGCGTCATAGGTCCCTGCAAGCTTTCGGCGCGGCATCCATGCGGAATCAATCGGACCGA
This window contains:
- a CDS encoding DUF2169 domain-containing protein, with the protein product MEASADHRSARVTLPAPALNSPPVAASAGHGPRPSSTAHATSLTGRLPFGGSDLSDADPQKHRVDERNPIGRGFARRVPHLIGKQAHAIEYPRGEPAEMGPAGFGPIDSAWMPRRKLAGTYDARWAQAKKPLLPDDFDPDFALSAPKDQRTRKPLVGGERVELLNMTPDGVLRFELPRILLRFTTCIGTRREPHSPRLVTVLVEPEERRLSLVWQSTLRVPAPDADYLDETEIVEQRSTT